A part of Halobacillus shinanisalinarum genomic DNA contains:
- a CDS encoding sulfite exporter TauE/SafE family protein has product MFIVIALVIGFLASFVGSVAGLGGGSILVPALLFLGDHHHMFDWVTPQKIVGISLVVMIFTGLSSTLSYIKHKRVDLKAGLLLLIGSIPGGIFGSWLNQFFQTDNFALIFGSVMIVISLLFFLPRSREEGNKFSISGIKRVVVLNGQTISYTFPLGIGFILSFSVGVLSGLLGIGGGSLTVPVLILLFRFPPHIATATSMFMIFFASITSSATHIYLGHVEWSRALYFIPGAYIGGMCGAFVNRKLNGQAVEWFLRILLILVGIRLIWQGIG; this is encoded by the coding sequence ATGTTTATCGTAATTGCTTTAGTAATCGGATTTTTAGCATCTTTTGTTGGAAGCGTAGCAGGATTAGGCGGAGGGTCTATATTAGTGCCTGCTCTTTTATTCTTAGGTGATCACCATCATATGTTTGATTGGGTCACGCCACAGAAGATTGTAGGGATTTCACTAGTTGTAATGATTTTCACAGGACTTTCATCAACGTTGTCGTATATTAAGCATAAACGAGTAGACTTGAAGGCAGGATTACTCCTGTTGATTGGGAGTATTCCAGGAGGAATCTTCGGGTCATGGCTTAATCAATTTTTTCAAACGGATAATTTTGCATTAATATTTGGAAGTGTAATGATTGTTATATCATTGTTATTTTTTCTGCCCAGAAGTCGGGAAGAGGGTAACAAATTCTCAATCAGTGGTATAAAGAGGGTAGTTGTGCTAAATGGTCAAACCATTTCCTATACGTTTCCATTGGGGATCGGCTTCATTTTATCCTTTAGTGTGGGGGTATTATCAGGATTGCTTGGAATTGGAGGTGGCTCGCTTACTGTACCAGTTTTAATCCTGCTTTTTCGATTTCCTCCACATATTGCAACAGCTACATCGATGTTCATGATATTTTTTGCGAGTATAACAAGTTCAGCAACCCATATTTATTTAGGTCATGTGGAATGGAGCCGTGCTTTGTACTTTATCCCGGGTGCTTACATAGGCGGTATGTGCGGTGCATTTGTTAATCGGAAATTAAATGGACAAGCAGTGGAATGGTTTTTACGTATTCTGCTTATTTTAGTCGGAATACGGTTAATTTGGCAAGGGATTGGATAA
- the yunB gene encoding sporulation protein YunB produces the protein MGTKKTNPPSIGKRILITFICFAIITGSCLWLIDRGITPAIQEIATTKAHQLARVAINEAVSKQISEDINYDDLVEIEKDNEGNIVSMGWNSVVVNRALRNTTLRVQHFLRRMEQNDLPMDVALEADLEQSEEDPSVEPVTLIRVPIGLATNNTLLSNLGPEVPVQLQVIGDVQTQFRNEITEYGINAAHFQLWINFKVSLQVVIPFATETTVVTNDIPVDSRTIMGEVPEFYNGDGGEESPTFSLPMTGLQ, from the coding sequence ATGGGAACTAAAAAGACGAATCCACCCTCAATAGGGAAAAGAATTCTTATCACGTTCATTTGTTTTGCTATCATTACAGGTTCATGTTTATGGTTAATTGATCGAGGGATCACTCCAGCCATACAAGAAATTGCTACAACGAAGGCTCACCAGCTGGCCAGGGTTGCTATAAATGAAGCAGTCAGTAAACAAATTTCTGAGGATATAAATTATGATGATTTGGTGGAAATTGAAAAAGATAATGAAGGGAATATTGTTTCTATGGGCTGGAATTCTGTTGTGGTAAATAGAGCGTTGAGAAACACCACCTTAAGAGTACAACATTTCCTCAGGCGAATGGAACAAAATGATCTTCCAATGGATGTAGCATTGGAGGCAGATCTTGAACAGTCTGAAGAAGACCCGAGTGTAGAACCGGTCACATTGATTAGAGTCCCCATCGGATTGGCAACAAATAATACACTCTTGTCAAACCTTGGACCTGAAGTGCCTGTTCAGTTGCAAGTAATTGGTGATGTCCAGACACAATTTAGAAATGAAATAACAGAGTACGGTATTAACGCTGCACATTTTCAATTATGGATTAATTTTAAAGTAAGCTTACAAGTTGTTATTCCTTTTGCTACTGAGACAACTGTTGTAACTAATGATATTCCGGTTGATTCTCGGACGATTATGGGTGAAGTGCCTGAGTTTTATAATGGCGACGGAGGGGAGGAATCTCCAACCTTTTCACTACCAATGACAGGCTTGCAATAA
- a CDS encoding bifunctional metallophosphatase/5'-nucleotidase, with product MKEKIFLYYTSDLHSHFENWPQIVGYFNQRKKIHHINEESYWLLDNGDHVDRFHPITEGLMGKGNVELLNQAGYSFANLGNNEGITLSYGDLYSLYEEADFDVVCANLQSQTAPQPDWLKPYKIFQTKYGTRIAVLGLTAPFETFYSMLGWSITSPFDILDKLITEVQKQADIVVLLSHLGMYDDEEIARHYPGIDVIIGGHTHHLFQNGEHTGNSILTAVGKHGTHLGEIILEWDHAVQSLSKKEAYAVSTENMEKDSLANEQVEKMRERAVEHLQTPVAYLEHPLKIAWFKETPLMKRFTKGMQDWTGADLAMLNAGVLLDHLGEGQVTSEDIHRICPHPMNPCKVELSGDELLEVIRVAHTRKLTEIRLKGLGFRGEVIGKMVFTGVDIEVFEGSDDELHVKSVRMNGMDIDKQKTYTLATADTFTFGRLFPEIAYAEYKRYYMPELLRDVLAKSLGF from the coding sequence ATGAAGGAAAAGATCTTTTTATACTATACCAGCGACTTGCATAGCCACTTTGAGAATTGGCCTCAAATTGTCGGCTATTTCAATCAAAGAAAAAAGATACATCATATAAATGAAGAAAGTTACTGGCTGTTAGATAATGGTGACCATGTGGATCGTTTTCACCCGATAACAGAAGGCTTGATGGGCAAAGGAAATGTTGAGCTTTTAAATCAGGCAGGCTACAGCTTTGCAAACTTAGGTAATAATGAAGGAATCACGTTATCCTATGGGGATTTATATTCGCTGTATGAGGAGGCTGATTTTGATGTGGTTTGCGCTAACTTACAGTCACAAACAGCCCCCCAGCCAGATTGGTTAAAACCGTATAAAATTTTTCAAACGAAGTATGGAACGAGAATAGCTGTTCTTGGCTTAACTGCACCATTTGAAACATTTTACAGTATGTTGGGCTGGTCAATTACTTCACCTTTTGATATATTAGACAAACTAATAACAGAGGTACAGAAACAAGCGGACATTGTTGTACTGCTCTCGCACCTCGGTATGTACGATGATGAAGAGATTGCGAGACATTATCCTGGGATTGACGTCATTATCGGTGGGCATACCCATCATCTTTTTCAAAATGGTGAACATACAGGGAATTCCATCTTAACTGCTGTTGGCAAACATGGCACACATTTAGGGGAAATTATATTAGAATGGGATCATGCTGTACAATCTTTAAGCAAAAAAGAAGCCTATGCTGTATCGACTGAAAATATGGAAAAGGATAGTCTTGCAAATGAGCAAGTGGAAAAGATGAGAGAACGCGCTGTGGAGCATCTGCAAACTCCTGTAGCCTATCTGGAGCATCCTTTAAAAATTGCCTGGTTCAAGGAAACGCCGCTTATGAAAAGGTTTACGAAAGGAATGCAGGATTGGACAGGGGCAGACCTCGCAATGTTGAATGCTGGTGTGTTGCTCGACCATCTAGGTGAAGGGCAAGTGACATCTGAAGATATTCATCGAATATGCCCTCATCCAATGAATCCGTGTAAAGTCGAACTTTCTGGGGATGAGTTGCTTGAAGTCATTCGAGTGGCTCATACAAGAAAATTGACTGAAATCCGCTTGAAAGGTTTAGGTTTCCGAGGTGAAGTCATCGGTAAAATGGTTTTCACAGGTGTTGACATCGAGGTCTTTGAAGGTTCTGATGATGAATTACATGTCAAAAGTGTACGTATGAATGGGATGGATATTGATAAACAAAAAACTTACACCCTGGCTACTGCAGATACCTTTACTTTCGGAAGGCTTTTTCCTGAGATTGCCTACGCTGAATATAAAAGGTATTATATGCCAGAACTGCTTCGCGATGTCCTTGCAAAATCTTTGGGTTTTTAA